The following proteins come from a genomic window of Aquimarina sp. MAR_2010_214:
- a CDS encoding RNA polymerase sigma factor, translated as MKNLTDEELMILVSNGNLDVMSILFERYHIKIFNFLLKMTRDREISQDITQEVFYKAIKYRTSYKKGKFSSWIYTIARNIFSDHYQSQKTAPQRFENIEYKAEQKEQDHVEIKETSEELYRALNQLNKTDKELVVMNRYQGIKYQEIAEITGSTAGAVKTKVHRAIHKLKNYYLQNI; from the coding sequence TTGAAAAATCTAACTGACGAAGAATTAATGATTCTGGTATCCAACGGTAATCTGGATGTAATGAGTATCCTTTTTGAAAGATACCATATTAAAATCTTTAATTTCTTATTAAAAATGACGAGAGATCGAGAGATCAGCCAGGACATTACACAAGAAGTTTTCTATAAGGCAATTAAATATAGAACTTCTTATAAAAAAGGAAAGTTTTCATCTTGGATCTATACCATTGCCAGAAATATATTTAGTGATCATTATCAAAGTCAAAAAACAGCCCCTCAACGCTTTGAAAATATCGAATATAAAGCAGAACAAAAAGAGCAAGATCATGTCGAAATAAAAGAGACTAGTGAAGAATTATACCGAGCATTAAATCAACTCAATAAAACCGACAAAGAGCTCGTTGTTATGAATCGATATCAAGGAATAAAGTATCAGGAAATAGCTGAGATCACAGGCTCTACAGCAGGAGCTGTAAAAACCAAAGTTCATCGGGCTATCCATAAATTAAAAAATTATTATTTACAAAACATATAA
- a CDS encoding glycine--tRNA ligase: MAKQEDKFKKVIAHAKEYGYIFGSSEIYDGLSAVYDYGQNGVELKKNIREYWWKSMVNMHQNIVGLDAAIFMHPTTWKASGHVDAFSDPLIDNKDSKKRYRADVLIEDYAEKLNQKAQKEIAKAKKRFGDDFDEAQFVATNPRVVKYLSKKEEVIQRMAKSLENEDLADVKALIEELGIADPDTGSKNWTEVRQFNLMFGTKLGASAESATDLFLRPETAQGIFVNFLNVQKTGRMKIPFGIAQTGKAFRNEIVARQFIFRMREFEQMEMQFFVRPGEEMKWYEYWKETRLNWHLSLGLGKENYRFHDHDKLAHYANAAADIEFDFPFGFKELEGIHSRTDFDLKAHEEHSGKKLQFFDPELKESYVPYVVETSVGLDRMFLAVFSTALQDEELEDGTSRVVLKLPAVVAPVKAAIFPLVKKEGLPEIAQQIVDDLKWKFNVIYDEKDAIGRRYRRQDANGTPFCITVDHDTKKDNMVTIRDRDTMEQKRVAITELKAIISEKTDAEYWLK, translated from the coding sequence ATGGCAAAGCAAGAAGATAAATTTAAAAAAGTTATTGCCCATGCTAAGGAGTATGGGTATATTTTTGGTTCTAGTGAAATTTATGATGGACTAAGTGCAGTATATGATTATGGTCAAAATGGCGTAGAACTTAAAAAGAATATAAGAGAATATTGGTGGAAAAGCATGGTGAATATGCACCAGAATATTGTTGGTCTTGATGCTGCAATATTTATGCATCCTACAACTTGGAAGGCTTCTGGCCACGTAGACGCTTTTAGTGATCCGCTTATTGATAATAAAGATTCTAAAAAAAGATATAGAGCCGATGTGCTTATAGAGGATTACGCAGAGAAGCTTAATCAAAAGGCTCAAAAAGAAATCGCTAAAGCCAAAAAACGTTTTGGGGATGATTTTGATGAAGCTCAATTTGTAGCTACTAACCCAAGAGTGGTCAAATACCTTTCTAAAAAAGAAGAGGTTATACAGCGTATGGCAAAATCTTTAGAAAACGAAGATCTTGCAGATGTAAAGGCACTAATAGAAGAATTAGGAATTGCTGATCCGGATACTGGTTCTAAAAACTGGACAGAGGTGCGACAATTTAACCTAATGTTTGGTACTAAACTAGGAGCATCTGCAGAATCTGCTACCGATTTGTTCTTAAGACCAGAAACTGCTCAAGGTATTTTTGTGAATTTTTTAAATGTTCAGAAAACAGGACGAATGAAAATACCGTTTGGGATTGCTCAAACCGGAAAAGCATTTAGAAATGAGATTGTAGCGCGCCAGTTTATTTTTAGGATGCGAGAGTTTGAACAAATGGAAATGCAATTCTTCGTACGTCCTGGTGAGGAAATGAAATGGTATGAATACTGGAAAGAAACCCGATTAAATTGGCATTTATCATTAGGATTAGGTAAAGAGAACTATCGTTTTCATGATCATGATAAGCTAGCACACTATGCAAATGCAGCAGCCGATATTGAATTTGATTTTCCATTTGGATTTAAAGAATTAGAAGGAATTCACTCCAGAACAGATTTTGACCTTAAAGCACATGAAGAGCATTCTGGTAAGAAACTACAGTTTTTTGACCCCGAGTTAAAAGAAAGTTATGTTCCTTATGTTGTCGAAACTTCGGTTGGATTAGATAGAATGTTTCTGGCTGTATTCTCTACCGCATTACAAGATGAAGAATTAGAAGATGGAACCAGTAGAGTGGTATTAAAATTACCCGCAGTTGTTGCCCCTGTAAAAGCGGCAATATTTCCATTGGTTAAAAAAGAAGGTTTGCCAGAGATAGCACAGCAGATTGTCGATGACCTAAAATGGAAATTTAATGTTATTTATGATGAAAAAGATGCTATTGGGCGTCGATATAGAAGACAAGATGCTAATGGTACTCCATTTTGTATCACAGTAGATCACGATACTAAAAAAGACAACATGGTCACTATACGAGATCGGGATACTATGGAGCAGAAACGAGTGGCGATTACAGAACTTAAAGCAATCATCTCTGAAAAAACAGATGCCGAGTATTGGTTAAAATAA
- a CDS encoding Ig-like domain-containing protein produces MSKRINTILLTLASLVIVVSCAKKGSITGGPKDETPPVFIKATPPNFSTNFNKKEIRIYFDEYVKLKDPQKQIIVSPPMDPKPTITPMGGASKYIKIKFLDTLLENTTYSINFGESVVDNNEENPNPFFRYVFSTGDFLDSLSIKGTVGDAIQKKADPYITVALYEVDENYSDSLVYKTVPRYITNTLDSLAFSLQNLKEGKFKLIALKDVSNNYIYEPKQDKIGFYEEVISLPEDTAKVFNLNIFKEILDFKALNPKQVSKNKFIFPYEGEVDSMKIKLLSEAPDTFETRIFPDKDKDTLHYWFRPFFKADSLLFEVTNIKKYRDTVLARFKDQYKDSLVVSSDIGATLAPNKDFVFSANTALDSINEQLISLTDKDTLDVPFSIKLDTTKNEALLNFEKAENNAYTLQFLPKAIKDFIGNVNDTIKINFRTNKVTDYGTIFLTLKKVETYPILVQVTNENEEVISEKIVRSQETLVFDYLDPSKYYIRIVFDRNDNGKWDSGNFLKGIQPEEIRYFEEPIDVRANWEIKQTFTLD; encoded by the coding sequence ATGAGCAAAAGAATAAATACGATATTGCTTACCTTGGCATCACTTGTCATTGTGGTTAGTTGTGCCAAAAAAGGTTCTATAACCGGTGGTCCTAAAGATGAGACTCCTCCGGTTTTTATAAAAGCTACGCCTCCCAATTTCTCTACAAATTTTAACAAAAAAGAAATCAGAATCTATTTTGATGAATATGTAAAACTAAAAGATCCGCAAAAACAAATTATCGTTTCTCCTCCTATGGATCCTAAACCAACCATCACTCCTATGGGGGGAGCTAGTAAATACATAAAAATTAAATTTCTTGATACCTTATTAGAAAATACAACTTATAGCATCAATTTTGGCGAAAGTGTAGTAGATAATAATGAAGAAAATCCTAATCCTTTTTTTAGATATGTTTTTTCTACAGGAGACTTTCTCGATTCTCTAAGTATAAAAGGTACTGTTGGTGACGCTATTCAAAAAAAGGCAGATCCTTATATTACCGTAGCTTTGTACGAAGTTGATGAAAACTACTCAGATTCATTGGTATACAAAACTGTTCCCAGATATATTACCAATACCTTAGACAGCTTAGCTTTTAGTCTTCAAAATCTGAAAGAAGGAAAATTTAAACTCATTGCCTTAAAAGATGTTTCTAATAATTATATCTATGAGCCTAAACAGGATAAAATTGGGTTTTATGAAGAGGTAATATCACTTCCTGAGGACACTGCCAAAGTCTTCAACCTTAATATATTTAAAGAAATCCTAGATTTTAAAGCTTTAAATCCTAAACAAGTCTCAAAAAACAAATTTATTTTTCCGTATGAAGGTGAAGTAGATAGCATGAAAATCAAGTTGCTAAGTGAAGCACCAGATACATTTGAAACTCGAATCTTTCCTGACAAAGACAAAGACACATTACACTATTGGTTTAGGCCATTTTTTAAAGCAGATTCATTATTATTTGAAGTGACTAATATCAAAAAATATAGAGATACTGTACTTGCTCGATTCAAAGATCAGTATAAAGATTCTCTTGTAGTATCCTCTGATATTGGAGCTACACTTGCACCTAATAAAGATTTTGTTTTTTCGGCAAATACTGCTCTGGATAGTATTAATGAGCAACTAATCTCTCTAACTGATAAGGACACACTCGATGTTCCTTTTTCTATCAAATTAGATACTACAAAAAATGAAGCTCTACTAAATTTTGAAAAAGCAGAGAATAATGCCTACACTTTACAGTTTTTACCAAAAGCTATTAAAGATTTCATTGGCAATGTTAATGACACTATAAAAATCAATTTCCGGACAAATAAAGTAACCGATTATGGAACCATTTTCTTAACACTCAAAAAAGTAGAAACTTATCCGATTTTGGTTCAAGTAACCAATGAGAATGAAGAAGTGATCTCAGAAAAGATTGTACGAAGTCAAGAAACTTTGGTTTTTGATTATCTCGATCCGTCTAAATATTATATCAGAATCGTTTTTGACCGTAATGATAATGGCAAGTGGGACAGCGGTAATTTTTTAAAAGGAATACAACCCGAAGAAATTCGTTACTTTGAGGAACCAATAGATGTTAGAGCAAATTGGGAAATAAAGCAAACCTTCACATTAGATTAA
- a CDS encoding IS1595 family transposase, translated as MIPEDFRDFFISSSALVQSEIVSTLLEISTEGSALIDSNQSKAISCPHCKCNKIKANGKLKGVQRYVCNTCHKNFSETTGKFWYNLKKKDKVNRYLFCLLSGYSIRKSAKETGISIQTSFDWRHKLLVSFGSVSVDEFQGILESDDLFFAYSEKGNRNLDRPARKRGAKASKAGLSNEKVAVIASCDRSGNKDFKVATRGRISKSDLETILQGKLAKVETLCSDSHRSYTAFAKDKKVAHKKFNASKGQRAVDKIYHVQNVNNMDMRLRKFMEPFNGVATKYLQNYLNWFLVLEKIKNSTSKMATVAAIAFASNTAWMEFKNIVVNNMLFRT; from the coding sequence ATGATACCAGAAGATTTTAGAGATTTTTTCATTAGTTCATCGGCTTTGGTTCAATCAGAAATTGTTTCCACATTATTGGAGATCTCTACTGAGGGTTCAGCCCTGATTGATAGCAATCAGAGTAAAGCCATAAGCTGTCCTCATTGTAAGTGCAATAAAATTAAGGCTAATGGTAAGCTCAAAGGAGTACAGCGCTATGTTTGTAATACTTGTCATAAAAACTTTAGTGAAACTACCGGTAAGTTCTGGTACAACCTCAAGAAGAAAGACAAAGTTAATCGTTATTTATTCTGTTTACTCTCTGGATATAGTATTCGCAAGAGTGCCAAAGAAACAGGGATTTCTATTCAGACTTCTTTTGATTGGAGGCACAAATTACTTGTCTCCTTTGGGAGCGTAAGTGTGGATGAATTCCAAGGAATCCTAGAGAGTGATGATCTTTTCTTTGCTTACTCTGAAAAAGGGAATCGAAATTTGGATCGTCCTGCTAGAAAACGTGGCGCAAAGGCAAGTAAAGCTGGTCTCAGTAATGAAAAAGTAGCTGTGATAGCCAGTTGTGACCGATCAGGGAACAAAGATTTCAAAGTAGCTACCAGAGGTCGCATTAGTAAAAGTGACTTGGAGACTATATTACAAGGGAAGTTGGCTAAAGTAGAAACCCTTTGTAGCGACAGTCACAGAAGCTATACTGCATTTGCAAAAGACAAGAAGGTAGCACACAAAAAATTTAATGCTTCGAAGGGTCAAAGAGCTGTTGACAAAATATATCACGTACAAAATGTGAATAATATGGATATGCGTCTAAGGAAATTTATGGAGCCCTTCAATGGAGTGGCAACAAAATACCTTCAGAATTATCTGAATTGGTTTTTAGTCTTAGAAAAAATAAAAAATTCAACCAGTAAAATGGCAACCGTAGCAGCTATAGCCTTTGCTTCCAATACTGCCTGGATGGAATTTAAAAACATAGTAGTAAATAATATGCTTTTTAGAACTTAG
- the ileS gene encoding isoleucine--tRNA ligase has product MSTKFPEYKGLDLPKVADEILDFWQQNTIFEKSISERDGAKPFIFFEGPPSANGLPGIHHVMARAIKDIFCRYKTQKGYQVQRKAGWDTHGLPIELGVEKELGITKEDIGKKITVEEYNEACKKAVMRYTDIWNDLTQKIGYWVDMEDPYITYKSKYMESVWWLLSQIYKKGLLYKGYTIQPYSPKAGTGLSSHELNQPGTYQDVTDTTVVAQFKAKKETLPSFLQEIEEAIYFLAWTTTPWTLPSNTALTVGLKIDYVVVKTFNQYTFEPIHVVLAKNLVGKQFSGKFIQAETEEELTTFKEGDKKIPYFILKECKGTDLIDIRYEQLIDYVQPHHNPENAFRIIAGDFVTTEDGTGIVHTSPTFGADDALVAKQAKPEVPALLVMDGNDNLVPTVDLQGRFIPQMGDLGGKYVKNEYYDDGEAPEKSVDVEIAIKLKIENKAFKVEKYVHSYPNCWRTDKPVLYYPLDSWFIKVTDFKDRMHELNLGINWKPKATGEGRFGNWLANANDWNLSRSRFWGVPLPIWRTEDGKEELIIGSVEELKAEMTKAVDAGVLDKDIFSDFVVGDMSEENYDKIDLHKNVVDKITLVSSSGKPMKRESDLIDVWFDSGSMPYAQWHYPFENKEKVESGGRKADFIAEGVDQTRGWFYTLHAIGTMIFDDVAYKNVVSNGLVLDKNGQKMSKRLGNAADPFETLKTFGPDATRWYMISNANPWDNLKFDSEGIAEVRRKFFGTLYNTYSFFTLYANIDNFTYTEADIPLAERPEIDRWILSELHTLIKNVDTYYNDYEPTKATRAISDFVQENLSNWFVRLSRRRYWKGDYQKDKVSAYQTLYTCMLTIAKLGAPVAPFFMDRLYKDLVTGTKKEAFESVHLAHFPEYDQAFVDKPLEHKMQKAQTISSLVLSLRQKEKIKVRQPLQRIMIPVLNEAEKNEINDIADLIKSEVNVKEIELIDDASGILVKQIKPNFKTLGPRFGKDMKLISSEIQSFDQETIKILEQTGHFDVEINDKIITLGTDDVEISSQDIEGWLVANSGTLTVALDVTISPELKKEGIARELVNRIQNIRKDSGLEVTDKIEIVFQENEAIKEAIATNENYIKNETLTETIEFASDVINGTEITFDDIATQLIIKKH; this is encoded by the coding sequence ATGAGCACGAAGTTTCCTGAATATAAAGGACTTGACTTACCTAAAGTAGCTGACGAAATACTGGATTTCTGGCAACAGAATACCATATTTGAAAAAAGTATTAGTGAACGAGATGGAGCAAAACCGTTTATCTTTTTTGAAGGCCCTCCTTCTGCAAATGGATTACCGGGAATTCATCACGTAATGGCTCGTGCAATTAAAGATATTTTTTGTCGCTATAAGACACAAAAAGGATATCAGGTACAACGTAAAGCTGGTTGGGATACACACGGGCTTCCGATAGAACTTGGTGTAGAAAAAGAATTAGGAATTACCAAAGAAGATATCGGTAAAAAAATCACCGTAGAAGAGTATAATGAAGCTTGTAAAAAAGCAGTGATGCGTTATACAGATATCTGGAATGATCTTACACAAAAAATAGGATATTGGGTAGATATGGAAGATCCATATATCACCTATAAGTCTAAATATATGGAAAGTGTATGGTGGTTACTTTCTCAGATCTATAAAAAAGGATTATTATACAAAGGATATACCATACAGCCGTACTCTCCTAAAGCAGGTACAGGACTAAGCTCACACGAACTTAATCAGCCTGGTACGTATCAAGATGTTACCGATACCACAGTTGTAGCTCAATTTAAAGCTAAAAAAGAAACATTGCCTTCATTCTTGCAGGAGATAGAAGAAGCTATTTACTTTTTGGCATGGACGACAACTCCGTGGACGCTTCCTTCGAATACAGCATTAACAGTAGGTCTTAAAATTGATTATGTAGTTGTAAAAACATTTAATCAATATACTTTTGAACCGATTCATGTTGTTCTTGCAAAAAACTTGGTAGGAAAGCAGTTTTCTGGAAAATTTATTCAAGCGGAAACTGAAGAAGAACTTACTACTTTCAAAGAAGGAGATAAAAAGATTCCTTATTTCATCTTAAAAGAATGTAAAGGAACAGATCTGATCGATATTCGTTATGAGCAGCTTATAGATTATGTACAACCTCATCATAACCCAGAGAATGCCTTTAGAATCATTGCCGGTGATTTTGTAACCACCGAAGATGGAACAGGGATAGTACATACTTCGCCAACTTTTGGTGCAGATGATGCATTAGTAGCCAAACAAGCAAAGCCCGAAGTGCCTGCACTACTAGTAATGGATGGAAATGACAACTTGGTACCTACTGTAGATTTACAAGGACGATTTATCCCACAAATGGGAGATTTGGGTGGTAAGTATGTTAAAAATGAATATTACGATGATGGTGAAGCTCCAGAGAAATCTGTAGATGTAGAAATTGCCATTAAATTAAAAATAGAAAATAAAGCTTTTAAAGTCGAAAAATATGTACACAGCTACCCTAATTGTTGGCGTACAGATAAACCGGTTCTATATTATCCTTTAGACTCCTGGTTTATAAAAGTAACCGATTTTAAAGATCGCATGCATGAGCTTAATCTAGGTATCAACTGGAAACCTAAAGCAACTGGTGAGGGTCGTTTTGGTAACTGGCTGGCTAATGCTAATGATTGGAATCTATCTCGATCTCGATTCTGGGGAGTTCCATTACCAATCTGGAGAACAGAAGATGGCAAAGAAGAACTTATCATCGGTTCTGTTGAAGAATTAAAAGCCGAAATGACCAAGGCTGTTGATGCAGGAGTGCTCGATAAAGATATATTCTCAGATTTTGTTGTGGGTGATATGAGCGAAGAGAACTATGATAAAATTGATCTTCATAAAAATGTGGTAGACAAAATTACTCTGGTATCTTCTTCAGGAAAACCGATGAAACGTGAGAGCGATCTTATTGATGTATGGTTCGACTCTGGATCAATGCCTTATGCACAATGGCATTATCCTTTTGAAAATAAAGAAAAGGTAGAATCAGGAGGAAGAAAAGCAGATTTTATAGCCGAGGGAGTTGATCAAACTCGTGGATGGTTCTATACCCTGCATGCTATAGGAACTATGATTTTTGATGATGTTGCCTATAAAAATGTAGTATCTAATGGTCTTGTATTAGATAAAAATGGGCAGAAAATGTCTAAAAGACTTGGTAATGCAGCTGATCCTTTCGAGACTTTAAAAACTTTTGGACCAGATGCTACCCGTTGGTATATGATTAGCAATGCCAACCCCTGGGATAACCTAAAATTTGATTCTGAAGGAATTGCGGAGGTTCGCCGTAAATTTTTTGGCACACTATATAATACGTATTCATTCTTTACTTTATATGCCAATATTGATAATTTTACGTATACTGAAGCCGACATTCCATTGGCAGAACGACCCGAAATTGATCGTTGGATTCTAAGTGAATTACATACCTTGATCAAAAATGTAGACACGTATTATAATGATTACGAACCTACCAAGGCAACCAGAGCAATCTCTGATTTTGTTCAGGAAAATCTAAGTAACTGGTTTGTACGTCTAAGTAGAAGAAGATACTGGAAAGGTGATTATCAAAAAGATAAAGTTTCTGCTTATCAAACACTATATACTTGTATGCTCACTATTGCTAAATTGGGAGCACCCGTAGCGCCATTTTTTATGGATCGATTATATAAAGATTTGGTAACAGGAACCAAAAAAGAAGCTTTTGAAAGTGTTCATTTGGCACATTTTCCTGAGTATGATCAGGCTTTTGTAGATAAACCTTTAGAACACAAGATGCAGAAGGCACAGACTATTTCTTCTCTGGTACTTTCGCTACGTCAAAAAGAAAAAATCAAAGTTCGACAGCCACTACAGCGTATTATGATTCCTGTGCTAAACGAAGCTGAAAAGAATGAAATTAATGATATTGCAGATCTTATAAAAAGTGAGGTTAATGTTAAAGAGATAGAGCTTATAGATGATGCTTCTGGTATCTTGGTAAAGCAAATTAAACCTAATTTCAAAACATTAGGCCCTCGCTTTGGTAAAGATATGAAGTTGATATCCAGTGAGATACAGTCGTTTGATCAAGAAACCATTAAAATTCTTGAACAAACAGGGCATTTTGATGTAGAAATTAATGATAAAATTATTACATTAGGTACCGACGATGTAGAAATAAGTTCTCAGGATATTGAAGGTTGGTTAGTAGCAAATTCTGGAACTTTGACTGTAGCGTTGGATGTAACGATAAGTCCTGAGCTTAAAAAAGAAGGGATCGCCAGAGAACTTGTAAATCGTATTCAAAACATCCGTAAAGACAGTGGTCTTGAGGTGACAGATAAGATAGAAATTGTTTTCCAGGAAAACGAAGCTATCAAAGAAGCCATCGCCACTAATGAGAATTATATTAAAAATGAAACCTTAACCGAGACAATTGAATTTGCATCAGATGTAATAAATGGTACAGAAATTACGTTTGACGACATTGCAACCCAATTGATAATAAAAAAACATTAA
- a CDS encoding amidohydrolase, with translation MKETLDVALLQSHLAWENPVQNRAAFTQKINSISQKVDLIILPEMFTTGFTMNAIEVAEKMGENTLQWLEKMAKSADCAIVGSIIIEEKGNYYNRLVFMLPDGTCEVYDKHQLFTLAKEQEVFTAGQKDVIIDYKGWRIKPLICYDLRFPVWARNTSGYDVLLYVASWPKPRISAWDALLKARAIENMCYCIGVNRVGLDGKGYEYNGHSGVYDVLGDSVLEENPVEREAILYARLDSSHVKKIRNKLPFLDDKDNFKLI, from the coding sequence ATGAAAGAAACTCTAGATGTCGCATTACTCCAATCTCATTTGGCATGGGAAAACCCGGTACAGAATCGTGCAGCTTTTACTCAAAAAATTAATTCGATATCCCAGAAAGTGGATCTGATTATTTTACCCGAAATGTTCACTACAGGGTTTACAATGAATGCTATCGAAGTAGCAGAAAAAATGGGAGAGAATACTTTACAATGGCTAGAAAAAATGGCCAAATCGGCAGATTGTGCAATTGTAGGAAGTATTATTATTGAAGAAAAAGGAAACTATTATAATCGATTGGTTTTTATGCTACCTGATGGGACTTGTGAGGTGTATGATAAACATCAGTTGTTTACACTAGCCAAAGAACAGGAAGTATTTACTGCAGGGCAAAAAGATGTAATTATAGATTATAAAGGTTGGAGAATTAAACCACTAATTTGTTATGACCTTAGGTTTCCGGTATGGGCAAGAAATACTTCGGGATATGATGTGTTATTATATGTTGCCAGTTGGCCAAAACCTCGTATTAGTGCATGGGATGCATTGCTAAAAGCCAGAGCTATCGAAAATATGTGTTATTGTATCGGGGTAAATCGTGTAGGTCTTGATGGTAAAGGATATGAATACAACGGCCATTCTGGAGTATATGATGTTTTAGGAGATTCGGTTTTAGAAGAAAATCCTGTCGAGAGAGAAGCTATTTTATATGCAAGATTAGATAGTTCTCATGTCAAAAAAATAAGAAATAAATTACCTTTTCTTGATGATAAGGATAATTTTAAATTAATCTAA
- a CDS encoding HEAT repeat domain-containing protein, which yields MNCKDIQNQLIDYIDHNLDQETYQKIETHLKSCESCTNDLQELQTVFEAIKNDNSSRELPDKSLQMNFEEMLKKEKEILNDPKIVSLSSQTKNPWKTALQIAATIALVFSGYFYGKLENTASLSEEMAVLEKEKYQMKQTMTISLIENESASKRLQAVNYAEEFDKPGNDILNALINKMHYDDHTNVRLAAAEALVKFSDTEMVRKALINALDIEQDPGIQIELIQILVSIQEKRAVPSMEKLLQKEETPNYVKDQVKIGLPSLI from the coding sequence ATGAACTGTAAAGACATACAAAATCAACTGATTGATTATATAGATCATAATCTGGATCAGGAAACATATCAAAAGATAGAGACACATCTTAAAAGCTGCGAAAGCTGTACTAATGATTTACAAGAACTTCAAACCGTTTTTGAAGCTATAAAGAATGATAATTCTTCTAGAGAACTTCCGGATAAGAGTTTACAAATGAACTTTGAAGAAATGTTGAAGAAAGAAAAAGAGATACTCAATGATCCTAAGATTGTATCCTTAAGCTCACAAACCAAAAATCCTTGGAAAACAGCGTTACAGATCGCTGCAACCATTGCACTTGTTTTTTCGGGGTATTTCTACGGAAAACTAGAGAATACTGCATCACTCTCTGAGGAAATGGCCGTATTAGAAAAAGAAAAATATCAAATGAAGCAAACGATGACCATTTCTTTAATAGAAAATGAATCTGCAAGCAAACGCTTACAAGCTGTAAATTATGCAGAGGAATTTGACAAACCCGGAAATGACATCTTAAACGCCTTAATCAATAAAATGCATTACGACGATCATACCAATGTGCGATTAGCTGCAGCAGAAGCACTGGTAAAATTTTCGGATACTGAGATGGTTCGTAAAGCATTAATCAATGCCTTGGATATTGAACAAGATCCAGGTATACAAATTGAATTAATTCAAATATTAGTTTCTATTCAGGAAAAACGCGCAGTTCCTTCTATGGAAAAATTACTTCAGAAAGAAGAAACACCCAATTATGTAAAAGATCAAGTAAAAATTGGGCTACCTAGTTTAATTTAA
- a CDS encoding TraR/DksA C4-type zinc finger protein has protein sequence MAEDIKVRYSDADLTMFKEIIVDKMEKAQKDLELIRSAYKNDGNNGTDDTSPTFKAFEEGSETMSKEANTQLAIRQEKFVRDLKNALLRIENKTYGICRVTGKLINPDRLKLVPHATLSIEAKNMQS, from the coding sequence ATGGCAGAAGATATCAAAGTAAGGTACAGCGACGCTGATTTAACGATGTTTAAGGAAATCATCGTAGACAAAATGGAAAAAGCACAGAAAGATTTGGAATTAATAAGAAGTGCTTACAAAAATGATGGAAATAACGGTACAGATGACACTTCACCAACATTTAAAGCGTTTGAAGAAGGAAGTGAAACCATGTCTAAAGAAGCAAACACACAACTTGCTATTAGACAAGAGAAATTTGTACGCGATTTAAAGAATGCTTTATTACGTATTGAAAACAAAACATATGGTATTTGTCGTGTAACAGGAAAATTAATTAATCCTGACCGATTAAAACTGGTTCCGCATGCTACATTAAGTATCGAAGCAAAAAATATGCAGAGTTAA
- a CDS encoding ComF family protein, with amino-acid sequence MLRDLAYLFYPIYCAACDSPLYTNERLLCTSCRHELPLGNFHNVNAKKIEKVFYGRVKIENATALFVFHKDSLVQNLIHNLKYRGREEIGEELGKWLGQELIQTAEYQIIDSVIPVPLHKKRLQERGYNQVGKFGVEIAKKLNAEYVDSVLKKISYNKKQSKHGRLSRWINTVETFGVQNESLLVNKHILLVDDIVTTGATIESCVNALKSIPGIKISVATIAITE; translated from the coding sequence ATGCTAAGAGACTTAGCGTATTTATTCTATCCTATATATTGTGCTGCCTGTGACAGTCCTCTATATACTAATGAAAGGTTACTGTGTACTTCATGTAGGCACGAGCTTCCTTTGGGCAATTTCCATAACGTAAACGCAAAAAAAATTGAAAAAGTATTTTATGGTCGTGTCAAAATTGAAAATGCTACTGCTTTATTTGTATTTCATAAAGATAGTTTAGTACAAAATTTAATTCATAACCTAAAGTATAGGGGAAGAGAAGAAATAGGAGAAGAACTAGGTAAATGGCTTGGTCAGGAGCTAATTCAAACAGCTGAATACCAAATTATTGATTCTGTAATCCCAGTTCCTTTACACAAAAAGAGATTACAGGAAAGGGGGTATAATCAAGTAGGAAAATTCGGAGTCGAAATTGCCAAAAAACTAAATGCTGAATATGTCGATTCTGTTTTGAAAAAAATTTCTTACAATAAAAAACAATCCAAACACGGAAGACTTAGCAGGTGGATAAACACGGTTGAAACATTCGGAGTTCAAAATGAGTCCTTACTTGTGAATAAGCATATTTTGTTGGTTGATGATATTGTTACAACAGGTGCAACAATAGAATCTTGTGTAAACGCTTTAAAATCTATTCCTGGTATCAAAATAAGTGTTGCCACAATAGCTATAACAGAGTAA